The Vibrio tritonius genomic sequence GGTTATCTCAGCCTTATGTTTACCAGCACCGTCATCACGTACCGTTTAAACGAATAGTCGTTATTTCGGTCAAAGGCTATCGTGACTTTAGCCCACAAATGATTCGCGATAATTTGTCGCTTCACCCCGATTTTGCCAACACACCTATCGTTAGCCAATTCATTACGCTGCCAGTGCGTCCTAACGGTAATCACAATTGGCGTGCGCTAGATCTAGCGCATCAGCTCAGAATTGAAGCCAACTGGCAGCATTGGTGTGAACAGCTCAATCACTTTGCCAATGCCGATGATCTGGTGGTACTACCAGCGATACTAGGAAATGGCGACGGTTTAATCCAACTCTCAGAACTGCATAAAATCACAGGGCTTACCTTTAATGAGGTCGCCGCTATGCCTCCATCATTACTTGGTATTCGCATTGAAGAAGCGCTCCTGCGAGAGTTTCGTCGTTTAGGTGGCACTCTCTTGCGTGGTGACAGCGTCACTAACGGGGAGTTCCATTATAACAAATTGGTCAACCTCTCTACCGCTCATTTGGGTAGCACTAAGCTTCACGCCAAGCGATTTATTATGGCAACGGGCAGTTATTTCAGTCAGGGATTAAAAGCTGAATACCATCAGATTCGTGAACCCATATTCGAGTTAGAAATGGACACTAATTACCAACAAGGGAATTGGTATCAACCTCGTTTTGCCGGCAATCAAGCTCATCCATTTGTTGCGTTTGGCGTCAAAACCGATGCCCAGCTTCGTCCTTATCGTCAAGGCAAAGTAGTCTCTAACCTCTATTGCTGCGGCGCTATGTTAGCCAATTATGATCCTGTATTTGAGGGATGTGGTGGCGGTGTCGCTATCGCAACAGCTTTTCATGCGGCGCGGCAAATGCTTTTGACTCCGCAAGCTACTCACACTAGCGAGGCAATTTTATGAGTACCATGTATTCCACTCAAGCCCCCCGCAACCTCTCTTTCGAACAGTGCATAAAATGCACTGTCTGTACGGCATATTGCCCTGTGGCTAAGGTCAACCCATTGTATCCAGGCCCCAAACAGTGTGGGCCAGACGGGGAAAGGTTACGGTTAAAATCACCTAGCTACTATGACGAGACATTAAAATACTGCACCAACTGCAAGCGCTGTGAAACAGCCTGTCCTTCTGGGGTAAATATTGGTGATTTAATTGCGATTGCGCGCGGACGCTATGGTCGCCATCCAACAAGCCCTAAAACAGTACGTGACTATGTTCTCAGTCACACCGACCTTATGGGAGCTATTGCTGCACCGTTAGCGCCGCTAGTTAACACCATGACCCATTTAGGTTTAGTAAAAAAGGCCATGCACCATACCTTGGGAGTGGACAAGCGTAAGCAACTGCCTAACTATGTACGCCAAACGTTTCGCCACTGGTTTAAACAATCGTGTCCCGATCAAAGCCACTTTGCACAACAAGTGTTGTTCTTTCATGGCTGCTTTGTGAATAACAACCAACCCCAACTAGGCAAGGATTTAGTCAAAGTGCTTAACGCAATGGGGATAGGCATGCAGCTTCTTGAGCATGAAAAATGCTGTGGCGTTCCTTTGATTGCCAATGGTTTTCATGAAAAAGCGCGCAAAAACGGGCTGTATAATATTGAATACATTACCAAAGCATTCCAAGACAATGATATGCATTTGGTGTCTACATCATCAACCTGTGCTTTCGCATTAAAAAGCGAATATCCCCACGTTTTGGGCATTGACAACTCAGCACTAAGTGAACGTATCGAATACATCACCAAATACTTGCTTACTCAAATAATGAGCGGTCGTCAGCTCAAACTTAAACCGTTGCCTTTAACCGTGCTCTATCACACACCTTGCCATCTTGAACGCAGCGGTAATGTCATTTTCACACTTGAATTGTTGCGGCAGATCCCGCAGCTCAACTTGATCCAACTCGACAGTGAATGCTGTGGATCCGCCGGTACGTACGGATTTAAAACGGAAAACTACGACACCTCTATTGCCATTGGGGCGACGCTGTTCAATTCCGTTAACTCACAGCAAGCCGACTATGTGATTACCGACTGTGAAACCTGCCAATGGCAGCTAAAAGAGAACACGGATAAAGAGGTGCTTCACCCTGTATCGCTATTGGCCATGGCATTAGCCTAATGTAGGTGGATAGATAAGAGGGAGAGAGCTTTAGCCTTTTATCCCTCAGCTATTCTTGCACGTTGTTCTCGCGTTCCTTGTTAGCTTTGCACGCGGTTAAAGTCGGCTGAATCAGTTCTAATGCCGTCGCTTGACACTCTGGCAAGCTGGCATCGCTGTTGGCGATAGGCGTTACCCTATTTCCCCAGCGAACAAGTCCAGCTCCCCAAGTCAAACCAGCACCAAACGCCGTTAGCACTAAATTTGCGTTAGGCTCTACCCTTCCCTGTTCTACCGCTTCACACAGCGCAATAGGGACAGTAGCTGCCGAGGTATTTCCATACTGGGATATATTCACAAATGCCTTTTCCAAAGGCATTTGAGCTAAATCACACAGGGTTTGAATGATGCGCAAATTGGCTTGATGTGGAATTAACTGATCGATTTGGTCAAGCGCTAATCCTTCTCGGCTAAGAATTTCATTCATCGCCGCGCCCATGCCTTTTACCGCGCGTTTAAAAATCTCTTTGCCAACAAAATTAAACTCCCAAAATCCATTGTCAGCGGCAAAACGGTCCATACCAGTACCGAAGGATGGTACCGACAGAATATCTCTTCCACCAGCATCACAACCTAGATGGCTTTGCAATAAACCACATTCGTGCACGCTATGACTCAACACCACAGCGCCCGCTCCATCGCCAAACAATACTGCTGTATCTCGTTCTGTCCAATCGATAAAAAATGAGAGCCGTTCTGCCCCAATTACGACAGCATGATGATACGCCCCAGCCTGCAGTAATCGCGTTGCGGTCTCAAGCGCATAAACAAAACCGGTACAAGCCGCATTTAAGTCAAAGGCTGCGGCACTCAACCCCAGGTTTTGACAGACTTTCGATGCCACATTAGGAATCAAAGTATCAGCACTGCACGTCGCCACAATCACTAAATCGATTTCTTGATTAAGGAGTCCTGCGCAAGCAATGGCTCGTTGAGCTGCTACCGTTGCCAAATCTGACGTATTTACGTGGCTAATTCGCCGCTCTTCAATTCCTGTACGACTGACAATCCACTTATCACTAGTGTCTAAAAAAGTGGTTATATCTTGATTTGATAAACGCGCTGGCGGTAAACACTTTCCCCAGCCAGTGATTTCAGCATAGCGATTCATCTCTTCTCCTTGTCACTTCAGAACTCGTGATAGCTTTACTCTTTAAATCATTAGCTAAATAACGGTTCCAAGTTGTGCTTCAGTTTTACTCATCAAACGGATGCTTATCAGCATTTGCCTAAATGACTTACTCTTGTTAAATCTTACTAGTGCCCCAAGATAGGAAGCCTGTAATCAATATAAACTAGCTCATCACCACCATTTCCATATCGAGTGCACCAGCTCAACACTCACACAGATATCAACAATTGACATGGTGGGCTGTGATTACGTTTTTAAGTATAAGCAGTATCAGTCAAAGCTGCTGAACAGAGAGAAGAGAGAAAGAAAGTGACTACATTTACCACTCGTTGCCCATCTTGCCATGGGCTCAATCGCGTACCAAACGAACGTATCGCTGAACAACCACATTGCGGCAAATGCCAAGCTCACCTTTTAGACGGCGCGCCTATTGAAGGAACATCAGAGAACTTCATGGCATTGCTGCAAAGCCCACAGCCAGTCGTTATCGACTTTTGGGCACCATGGTGCAACCCTTGTGTTGGCTTCGCCCCCGTTTTTAGCGACGTTGCAGAAGAACGTTCTGGCGAGATACGTTTCGTAAAAATCGATACGGAAGCACAACAACAGTTGGCCGCGCAATTTCAAATTCGCAGTATTCCAACCATCATGCTGTTTAAAGATGGACAACGTGTCGACACGCTCAACGGTGCACTACCAAAAAGTCATTTTAGCCAATGGCTTGATGAGGCTCTTAACAAATAATCTCTAGTCAAAAGTTGGCATATTATGCTGCAAGATGCCAACTTTCCTCTCTCCATTTAAGACATTTCACCTCGATAAAAATCTTTAATCGACAAGGTCATTATTTTTCGTTTTACGTTTGCATACGATAGATCCATAGTCGCCGCGATTTTTCTGTTTCTGTTCTGATTTCGAGGCTACACCGTTGAACACTTCCCTTGCTGTTGGCACATCTCCACGCATCTCTATTCCAGTGATTGCGTTAACTTTGTACGCCGTTGCGTCTGGTTATTTGATGAGCTTAATACCTCTTATGCTTCCAGTTTATGGCCTTGACAGTTCAATGGCGAACTGGCTCGCTAGCGCTTTTTACGTAGGCCATTTCCTTGGGGCTTTGTGCATGGAGAAGTTTGTCCATAAAGCAGGACATCGTAATGCATTTATGGTGTGCTTAACTGTCTTGATGGTTTCAAGCTTGGCGTTACCTTGGGTAGTGAACGACATAGCGTGGTTATGTTTCCGCTTTGTTGCAGGTATTGCTGTGGCTGGTGTATTTGTCGTTGTTGAGTCATGGTTACTTCATGGGGACGAAAAAGGGCGCGCGAAACGCCTTGGGATCTACATGGTGTCTCTCTACGGTGGTACTGCGTTTGGCCAATTAGGCATTGCCTCTATCGGCGTTGATGGACTTGCTCCATTTATTGCCATTGGCACGTTACTGCTCATCGCAACGTATATTTTGCGTTTTAGCAAAGGTGCTCAACCATCCGTTGGCAGTGGCACTAGCCTGTCATTACGCCAAATTTCGAAGTTAAGCCATCCAGCCATCATCGGTTGTTTGGTTTCAGGTCTAGCCACTGGTGCCATTTATGGTTTGATGCCTCTTGAGCTACAACAACGTGGCATTAGCCATACGGACTTAGGTACTTTAATGGCTATCGTTATTTTGGGCGCGATGGCGATCCAACCCATCGTTCCTTGGCTGTCACACATTATGGGCCGCACCCTTCTTATGGCACTACTTTGCTTGTTGGGGGCCGCTGCAGCAATTGTAAGTATGATGGTTCCAGACTTAGCAACTCTCACTATCTGTTTATTTATGGTTGGTGTATCAACCTTTGCTCTCTATCCTATTGCGATCAATTTAGCGTGTGCTAATCTGGATTCCAGCTATATTGTTTCTGCAACTCAAGCGATGCTGTTTAGCTACAGCGTTGGGTCGGTTTTAGGCCCAATAGCAGCAGATTGGTTTATGCAAGGACACCAAGGCGTTATGGCCTATTTGTTCATCACTTTGATGGCTACTTGTGTCTACATGCTAATGTCAAGCGTGAGAACCAAACATCAATGGGTTGCTGGCAAATAGCAAAAACAGATTCCTTTACAGACCAAGAGCACGAGTTTTTTCTCGTGCTTTTTTTTTCACCAATCAAACTCTCTTCGGCATTATTCAACAAAACACAAATTACTTAGTAAACACCACAGAAAATACATCGAGCTAAAACCATTTGTCCTCATTACTTTTAAGCACCCCTATCAGGATGCAAAACCAGTAAAAACAATAGAATTTGGCTAAAACTTGCCTTTCACTGTTAAATTTTGGTAACATTTGCCATGTAAAACAGTTTGTACTCTAATTTTTATGCTGAGTATCCTTTTAAAAAAGCGGCATAAAAATGGGCACAATGTATCGATTACTAAACAAAAGTGGACTTTATGGAAAGTGTGTCGAAAAAATACAGTATCGAAACCACCGATTATCAGGTGGGACAAGATAATGTGCAGAAATGGGGGTTTGATGTACATAATCCCGTCTTTGGAATCAGTGCTGGCCTCATACTAGCCTTTCTTATTGCGGTACTCGTGGTCGATCCTGCCACCGCTAACAATGCACTCAATCAAATGAAAAACAGCATCATGGATGAGTTTGATGGTCTGTTTATGTGGGCAACAAATGCCTTTTTAATTTTCTCTGTCTTTTTGATGGTCTCTCCTTATGGCCGTATTCGCCTTGGTGGCAAAGACGCAAGACCCGATCACTCTACCGCTTCCTGGCTTGCGATGCTATTTGCAGCCGGTATGGGGATTGGTCTGTTATTCTGGGGAGTAGCGGAACCTACCGCTTACTTTACCGATTGGTATAAAACACCACTGAATGTTGCACCCTATACTCCTGAAGCGAAATCTCTTGCGATGGGCGCAACTATCTTCCACTGGGGGATTCACGGCTGGGCTATTTTTGCAGTGGTTGCCCTTGCATTAGCCTTCTTTGCTTTTAATAAAGGATTGCCTCTTTCGATGCGTTCCGCTTTCTACCCTATTTTTGGTGATCGCGCCTGGGGATGGTTAGGACATGTTATTGATATTCTAGCAGTGCTATCCACTCTGTTTGGTTTAGCAACCTCGCTTGGTCTTGGGGCGCAACAAGCGACGAGCGGAATCAACTATGTATTTGGAACTGATGGCGGCATTGGTATGCAGTTAATTGTCATTGTGTTCGTTACGTTAATTGCTATTGGTTCAGTGGTTCGTGGTATTGATGGCGGTGTAAAAGTGCTGAGTAACATTAATATGATGTTTGCCGCCGCTTTGTTCGCCTTTATTGTGGCAGTTACCTACGATACCGCATGGAGCTCGCTAGCAAATACCTTTACAGGTTATGTAAAAGCGATCTTACCGCTAAGTAATCCTCACGGACGTGAAGACGAAACCTGGATGCATGCTTGGACTGTTTTCTACTGGGCTTGGTGGATTTCTTGGTCGCCATTTGTCGGGATGTTTATTGCTCGTGTTTCTCGAGGTCGAACAGTTCGAGAATTTATGATTGCCGTTGTCTTTGTTCCTACACTGGTCACTATGATTTGGATGGGTATCTTTGGTGGTATCGCATTAGACCAAGTAGCAAACCATATCGGTGAACTCGGTACTAAAGGTTTAACCGATATTTCATTAACGTTGTTTTATGTGTACGACCAACTGCCTATGGGGAGCGTGATTTCGGTCATTTCAATTGCGTTAATTTTGATCTTCTTTATCACCTCATCGGATTCCGGCTCACTGGTTATCGACAGCATTACCGCCGGTGGTAAAGTTGACGCGCCAATTCCACAACGCATTTTCTG encodes the following:
- the glpB gene encoding glycerol-3-phosphate dehydrogenase subunit GlpB gives rise to the protein MIHYDTAVIGSGIAGLTAAIYSQSHGQRTVLISQGQSAMHFASGSFDVLSRLPDGAPVSHPFKSMPTLFQLRPTHPYHRVGIETIRASLTWFSEMMAGCGIPLTHQADEANHFRITALGTLKSTWLSQPYVYQHRHHVPFKRIVVISVKGYRDFSPQMIRDNLSLHPDFANTPIVSQFITLPVRPNGNHNWRALDLAHQLRIEANWQHWCEQLNHFANADDLVVLPAILGNGDGLIQLSELHKITGLTFNEVAAMPPSLLGIRIEEALLREFRRLGGTLLRGDSVTNGEFHYNKLVNLSTAHLGSTKLHAKRFIMATGSYFSQGLKAEYHQIREPIFELEMDTNYQQGNWYQPRFAGNQAHPFVAFGVKTDAQLRPYRQGKVVSNLYCCGAMLANYDPVFEGCGGGVAIATAFHAARQMLLTPQATHTSEAIL
- the glpC gene encoding anaerobic glycerol-3-phosphate dehydrogenase subunit GlpC; this encodes MSTMYSTQAPRNLSFEQCIKCTVCTAYCPVAKVNPLYPGPKQCGPDGERLRLKSPSYYDETLKYCTNCKRCETACPSGVNIGDLIAIARGRYGRHPTSPKTVRDYVLSHTDLMGAIAAPLAPLVNTMTHLGLVKKAMHHTLGVDKRKQLPNYVRQTFRHWFKQSCPDQSHFAQQVLFFHGCFVNNNQPQLGKDLVKVLNAMGIGMQLLEHEKCCGVPLIANGFHEKARKNGLYNIEYITKAFQDNDMHLVSTSSTCAFALKSEYPHVLGIDNSALSERIEYITKYLLTQIMSGRQLKLKPLPLTVLYHTPCHLERSGNVIFTLELLRQIPQLNLIQLDSECCGSAGTYGFKTENYDTSIAIGATLFNSVNSQQADYVITDCETCQWQLKENTDKEVLHPVSLLAMALA
- a CDS encoding ketoacyl-ACP synthase III translates to MNRYAEITGWGKCLPPARLSNQDITTFLDTSDKWIVSRTGIEERRISHVNTSDLATVAAQRAIACAGLLNQEIDLVIVATCSADTLIPNVASKVCQNLGLSAAAFDLNAACTGFVYALETATRLLQAGAYHHAVVIGAERLSFFIDWTERDTAVLFGDGAGAVVLSHSVHECGLLQSHLGCDAGGRDILSVPSFGTGMDRFAADNGFWEFNFVGKEIFKRAVKGMGAAMNEILSREGLALDQIDQLIPHQANLRIIQTLCDLAQMPLEKAFVNISQYGNTSAATVPIALCEAVEQGRVEPNANLVLTAFGAGLTWGAGLVRWGNRVTPIANSDASLPECQATALELIQPTLTACKANKERENNVQE
- the trxC gene encoding thioredoxin TrxC; this encodes MTTFTTRCPSCHGLNRVPNERIAEQPHCGKCQAHLLDGAPIEGTSENFMALLQSPQPVVIDFWAPWCNPCVGFAPVFSDVAEERSGEIRFVKIDTEAQQQLAAQFQIRSIPTIMLFKDGQRVDTLNGALPKSHFSQWLDEALNK
- a CDS encoding MFS transporter, with the protein product MNTSLAVGTSPRISIPVIALTLYAVASGYLMSLIPLMLPVYGLDSSMANWLASAFYVGHFLGALCMEKFVHKAGHRNAFMVCLTVLMVSSLALPWVVNDIAWLCFRFVAGIAVAGVFVVVESWLLHGDEKGRAKRLGIYMVSLYGGTAFGQLGIASIGVDGLAPFIAIGTLLLIATYILRFSKGAQPSVGSGTSLSLRQISKLSHPAIIGCLVSGLATGAIYGLMPLELQQRGISHTDLGTLMAIVILGAMAIQPIVPWLSHIMGRTLLMALLCLLGAAAAIVSMMVPDLATLTICLFMVGVSTFALYPIAINLACANLDSSYIVSATQAMLFSYSVGSVLGPIAADWFMQGHQGVMAYLFITLMATCVYMLMSSVRTKHQWVAGK
- a CDS encoding BCCT family transporter; amino-acid sequence: MESVSKKYSIETTDYQVGQDNVQKWGFDVHNPVFGISAGLILAFLIAVLVVDPATANNALNQMKNSIMDEFDGLFMWATNAFLIFSVFLMVSPYGRIRLGGKDARPDHSTASWLAMLFAAGMGIGLLFWGVAEPTAYFTDWYKTPLNVAPYTPEAKSLAMGATIFHWGIHGWAIFAVVALALAFFAFNKGLPLSMRSAFYPIFGDRAWGWLGHVIDILAVLSTLFGLATSLGLGAQQATSGINYVFGTDGGIGMQLIVIVFVTLIAIGSVVRGIDGGVKVLSNINMMFAAALFAFIVAVTYDTAWSSLANTFTGYVKAILPLSNPHGREDETWMHAWTVFYWAWWISWSPFVGMFIARVSRGRTVREFMIAVVFVPTLVTMIWMGIFGGIALDQVANHIGELGTKGLTDISLTLFYVYDQLPMGSVISVISIALILIFFITSSDSGSLVIDSITAGGKVDAPIPQRIFWASIEGAIAAAMLWIGGQDALQALQSGVVATALPFVFVLLLMCVSLIMGLRTEYGAYREPAFNQA